In Longimicrobiales bacterium, one genomic interval encodes:
- a CDS encoding acyl carrier protein, whose product MKEIVEAVRAFVEENFLYAKPDFQLHENDSLLGKGIVDSMGIMEVLEFLESRFGISVPADDITEANLGSLSSIAAYVARFSGAASSTAS is encoded by the coding sequence ATGAAAGAAATAGTCGAAGCGGTCAGGGCCTTCGTGGAGGAGAACTTCCTGTACGCCAAGCCGGACTTCCAACTCCATGAAAACGATTCTCTCCTCGGGAAGGGAATTGTCGACTCAATGGGGATCATGGAGGTGCTGGAGTTCCTCGAATCGCGATTCGGGATCAGTGTTCCCGCCGACGACATCACAGAAGCGAACCTGGGGAGCCTGTCGTCCATCGCCGCGTATGTAGCGAGGTTTAGTGGCGCGGCTTCGTCCACCGCTTCGTAG
- a CDS encoding AMP-binding protein: MTARAPDRGNVAQMLWAAAARHPHRDAVIERERTATYAELVARAAAIADALRSAGVARGDRVVILQERGIDAVASYFGVLAAGAMTVVLNPLLRPRQVEYALEQSGAKVLLTSAAVRARVHRDVRTPAAVLDVDDVPASASFEPVTLQASEPAQITYTSGSTGMPKGVVASHANVWSVIETVAGYLGIREDDRIAGMLPISGVYGANQMQCAVFAGATLIVPTSPVMNDVAGELRDAGVTVLAAVPPLWMQLLQAPRFTAEPIPTLRIVQNAGGHLAPAGVQRIREAQPQAQVFLQYGMTEVFRSTYLPPDEIDRRPGCMGRPMDGAEIMVVGEDGRLCEAGETGELVHSGPTVTMGYWNDPERTAEVFRPHPVNGVERVAVYSGDMVRRDEDGYLWFVGRKDRMIKTLGYRVGPDEILDVLYASKQISEGLVTAEEDSDRGQRVVACVVLAPHGSLKELRMFCRAELPRYMQPAEIIALAALPKLPNGKHDLLTLREQIAASRT; the protein is encoded by the coding sequence ATGACCGCGCGCGCACCGGATCGCGGCAACGTCGCGCAGATGCTCTGGGCAGCGGCCGCCCGCCACCCGCACAGGGACGCGGTGATCGAGCGGGAGCGGACGGCCACGTACGCCGAGCTCGTCGCGCGCGCCGCCGCCATTGCGGACGCCCTGCGCAGCGCCGGCGTCGCCCGGGGCGACCGCGTCGTCATCCTGCAGGAGCGCGGCATCGACGCCGTCGCATCGTACTTCGGCGTCCTCGCCGCGGGCGCGATGACCGTGGTGCTGAACCCGCTGCTCCGCCCGCGACAGGTCGAGTACGCGCTGGAGCAGTCCGGCGCGAAGGTGCTCCTGACGTCCGCAGCCGTGCGCGCGCGCGTACACCGTGACGTCCGGACGCCGGCTGCCGTGCTGGACGTGGACGACGTCCCTGCCTCCGCCTCCTTCGAGCCGGTCACCCTTCAGGCGTCCGAGCCGGCGCAGATCACGTACACGTCCGGCTCGACCGGCATGCCCAAGGGCGTCGTCGCCAGCCACGCCAACGTCTGGTCGGTGATCGAGACCGTGGCCGGCTACCTGGGCATCCGCGAGGACGACCGCATCGCCGGCATGCTGCCGATCAGCGGCGTGTACGGCGCCAACCAGATGCAGTGCGCGGTCTTCGCCGGTGCGACGCTGATCGTCCCGACCTCACCGGTCATGAACGACGTCGCCGGCGAATTACGCGACGCCGGCGTCACTGTCCTCGCCGCCGTGCCGCCCCTCTGGATGCAGCTCCTGCAGGCGCCGCGCTTCACCGCCGAGCCGATACCGACGCTGCGCATCGTGCAGAACGCGGGCGGCCACCTCGCGCCCGCGGGCGTGCAGCGCATCCGCGAGGCGCAGCCGCAGGCGCAGGTGTTCCTGCAGTACGGCATGACCGAGGTCTTCCGCAGCACGTACCTGCCCCCGGACGAGATCGACCGCCGCCCCGGCTGCATGGGCCGGCCCATGGACGGCGCCGAGATCATGGTCGTGGGCGAGGACGGGAGGCTGTGCGAGGCCGGGGAGACCGGGGAGCTGGTGCACAGCGGCCCGACCGTGACCATGGGCTACTGGAACGACCCGGAGCGGACCGCCGAAGTCTTCCGGCCGCACCCGGTGAACGGAGTAGAGCGCGTTGCAGTCTATTCCGGCGACATGGTGCGCCGCGACGAGGACGGCTACCTCTGGTTCGTCGGGCGCAAGGACCGCATGATCAAGACGCTCGGCTACCGCGTCGGCCCGGACGAGATCCTGGACGTGCTGTACGCGTCGAAACAGATCTCGGAGGGGCTCGTCACGGCGGAGGAGGACAGCGATCGCGGCCAGCGCGTCGTCGCCTGCGTCGTGCTCGCGCCACACGGCTCGCTCAAGGAGCTGCGCATGTTCTGCCGCGCGGAGCTGCCGCGCTACATGCAGCCCGCCGAGATCATCGCCCTCGCCGCACTGCCGAAACTTCCCAACGGCAAGCATGACCTGCTCACGCTGCGTGAGCAGATCGCCGCGTCCCGAACCTGA
- the asnB gene encoding asparagine synthase (glutamine-hydrolyzing) — MCGIAGIVRRDGPPPSVPALQRMAAALHHRGPDGYGLYTGRRVGLAHARLSIIDIETGAQPLTNEDGSIVVVFNGEIYNYIELRAELQSAGHVFRTQSDTEVLVHGWEQWGPAMLDRLNGQWAFAIYDRHYDSVFLARDRFGIQPLFYSMKNGDLVFGSEVKALLASGEVEARLDPRGLDDVFTFWGARAPRTVFEGVAQLEPGSCAHWRAGELRLRYYYDLAYEAQKREPDDALEQLDELMRSAVALRMRADVPVGAYLSGGLDSSITCSLAAERTPYELRTFSVTFQDPALDESEFQKELAGDIGSAHAVTHIDGDAIAAVFPDVVRHAETPLIRTAPAPLYLLSKLTRERGIRVVLTGEGADEVFLGYDLFKETAVRHFCLRQPESQRRPMLFDRLYPYLAPTGGEFWRRFFLDAGTPDDRLFSHMPRMLLTSRVKEFYTAGMKDAVAGYDAADALRAAVPAGFDGWSPLGRAAYLELKTLLASYLISSQGERMAMANSVEGRFPFLDHRLFEFAAALPDRSKLRTLREKDILRRWAKDVVPARLAQRPKQPYRAPDAPAFFGAKEPEYVSELLSPDAILESGVFDPRLVAGLLKRCRSGKATGFRENQALVAVLSTQLWWRAFASGSESGLTSYSTPPDVHITEYRTS, encoded by the coding sequence ATGTGCGGGATCGCCGGCATCGTTCGTCGTGACGGCCCGCCGCCGTCCGTGCCCGCACTGCAGCGGATGGCCGCTGCACTGCATCATCGCGGGCCGGACGGTTACGGGCTGTACACCGGCCGGCGGGTCGGCCTCGCGCACGCGCGCCTGAGCATCATCGACATCGAGACCGGCGCGCAGCCGCTGACCAACGAGGACGGCTCGATCGTCGTCGTGTTCAACGGCGAGATCTACAACTACATCGAGCTGCGCGCGGAGCTGCAGTCGGCCGGTCACGTGTTCCGCACACAGAGCGACACCGAAGTGCTGGTGCACGGCTGGGAGCAGTGGGGCCCGGCCATGCTGGACCGACTGAACGGCCAGTGGGCGTTCGCGATCTACGACCGCCACTACGACAGCGTGTTCCTCGCCAGGGACCGGTTCGGCATCCAGCCGCTGTTCTACTCGATGAAGAACGGCGACCTGGTTTTCGGCTCCGAGGTGAAGGCGCTGCTCGCGTCGGGCGAAGTCGAGGCCCGGCTCGACCCGCGCGGACTGGACGACGTGTTCACGTTCTGGGGCGCGCGTGCGCCGCGGACCGTGTTCGAGGGCGTGGCGCAACTGGAGCCGGGGAGCTGCGCGCACTGGCGCGCCGGCGAGCTCCGGCTGCGCTACTACTACGACCTGGCGTACGAGGCGCAGAAGCGCGAGCCGGACGACGCGCTGGAGCAGCTCGACGAGCTGATGCGCTCCGCCGTCGCACTGCGCATGCGCGCGGACGTGCCGGTCGGTGCATACCTGAGCGGTGGCCTCGACTCGAGCATCACCTGCTCGCTCGCGGCAGAGCGCACGCCGTACGAGCTGCGCACGTTCTCCGTGACCTTCCAGGACCCCGCGCTCGACGAGAGCGAGTTCCAGAAGGAGCTGGCCGGCGACATCGGCAGCGCGCACGCGGTCACGCACATCGATGGCGACGCGATCGCCGCGGTCTTCCCGGACGTGGTCCGCCACGCGGAGACGCCGCTGATCCGGACCGCGCCCGCGCCGCTGTACCTGCTGTCGAAGCTGACGCGCGAGCGCGGCATCCGCGTGGTGCTCACGGGCGAGGGCGCCGACGAGGTGTTTCTCGGCTACGACCTGTTCAAGGAAACGGCGGTCCGCCACTTCTGCCTGCGCCAGCCGGAGTCGCAGCGCCGGCCGATGCTGTTCGACCGGCTATATCCGTACCTGGCGCCGACGGGCGGCGAGTTCTGGCGACGGTTCTTCCTCGATGCGGGCACACCGGACGACCGGCTGTTCTCGCACATGCCGCGCATGCTGCTGACGTCGCGCGTGAAGGAGTTCTACACGGCGGGGATGAAGGACGCGGTGGCGGGCTACGACGCTGCCGACGCGCTGCGTGCGGCAGTGCCCGCGGGCTTCGACGGCTGGTCGCCGCTCGGCCGCGCCGCGTACCTGGAGCTGAAAACGCTGCTCGCGTCGTACCTGATCAGCTCGCAGGGCGAGCGCATGGCGATGGCGAACAGCGTGGAAGGGCGCTTCCCGTTCCTGGATCACCGGCTGTTCGAGTTCGCGGCCGCGCTGCCGGACCGGAGCAAGCTGCGCACGCTGCGGGAGAAGGACATCCTCCGGCGGTGGGCGAAGGACGTGGTGCCCGCGCGACTGGCGCAGCGGCCGAAGCAGCCGTACCGCGCGCCGGATGCGCCAGCGTTCTTCGGGGCGAAGGAGCCGGAGTACGTGAGCGAGCTGCTGTCGCCGGACGCGATCCTGGAGAGCGGGGTGTTCGATCCGCGACTGGTGGCGGGGCTGCTGAAGCGCTGCCGGAGCGGGAAGGCGACGGGGTTCCGGGAGAACCAGGCGCTGGTGGCGGTGCTGTCGACGCAGCTGTGGTGGCGGGCGTTTGCATCAGGGTCGGAGTCTGGGCTGACCTCCTACTCTACTCCTCCGGACGTGCACATTACCGAGTACCGCACCAGTTAA
- a CDS encoding glycosyltransferase family 4 protein, whose protein sequence is MDQPAVTPSKERATTRARILHVLAPAPFGGLERVVESLATEQARAGDELHVAAVLDQGVTDHPLLRTLPYRGVHAHALEVPARAYRYERGLVRELCTRIAPDVVHTHGYRTDVLHTPVARELGIPTVSTSHGFIGGGLKNRMFEHLQRRAFRQCDAVVAVSRPMASLLLASGVPKPRLHVVPNAWTASVKFLSRDEARAQLGIPDDEPCVGFIGRVSREKGPDVFLDAMTRLRDTARAVIIGEGRMRGELTERARSLGLQDVVRWTGALDGAGRLMKAFDVLVLSSRTEGTPVVLLEAMAAGVPVVATRVGGIPGVISNREAILVQPEDPAALAEAIDSVLTHSESAAWRVARAFERLRSNFSADRWLSRYVQVYRSAGVRTMSAHARASE, encoded by the coding sequence ATGGACCAACCGGCGGTGACGCCATCGAAGGAACGTGCGACGACGCGAGCCCGCATCCTGCACGTCCTTGCGCCCGCGCCGTTCGGCGGACTCGAACGCGTCGTCGAATCACTCGCGACCGAGCAGGCGCGCGCCGGCGACGAGCTGCACGTCGCCGCAGTGCTCGACCAGGGCGTGACCGACCACCCGCTGCTCCGCACGCTGCCATACCGCGGTGTGCACGCGCACGCGCTCGAGGTTCCCGCGCGCGCGTACCGATATGAGCGCGGCCTGGTGCGTGAGCTGTGCACCCGCATCGCCCCCGACGTCGTGCACACGCACGGCTACCGCACCGACGTGCTGCACACGCCCGTTGCGCGCGAGCTCGGCATCCCCACGGTCAGCACGTCGCACGGCTTCATCGGCGGCGGTCTCAAGAACCGCATGTTCGAGCACCTCCAGCGACGCGCGTTCCGCCAGTGCGACGCCGTCGTCGCCGTGTCGCGGCCGATGGCCTCCTTGCTGCTCGCCTCCGGGGTGCCGAAGCCGCGGCTGCACGTGGTGCCCAACGCGTGGACTGCATCCGTGAAGTTCCTGTCGCGCGACGAAGCACGCGCACAGCTCGGCATCCCCGACGACGAGCCGTGCGTCGGCTTCATCGGGCGCGTCAGCCGCGAGAAGGGACCCGACGTCTTCCTCGATGCAATGACACGCCTGCGCGACACTGCGCGGGCCGTGATCATCGGCGAAGGACGCATGCGCGGCGAGTTGACGGAGCGCGCGCGGTCGCTCGGCCTGCAGGACGTCGTTCGCTGGACCGGCGCGCTGGACGGCGCCGGCCGCCTGATGAAGGCATTCGACGTCCTCGTCCTCAGCTCCCGTACCGAGGGCACGCCCGTCGTGCTGCTGGAAGCGATGGCCGCCGGCGTGCCCGTCGTCGCCACGCGCGTGGGCGGCATCCCCGGCGTGATCTCCAACCGCGAAGCGATCCTCGTTCAACCCGAAGACCCCGCCGCCCTCGCCGAAGCGATCGACAGCGTGCTCACGCACTCCGAGTCGGCCGCATGGCGAGTCGCGCGCGCCTTCGAACGACTGCGCTCCAACTTCAGCGCCGACCGCTGGCTGTCCCGCTATGTGCAGGTGTACCGCTCGGCCGGTGTGCGCACCATGAGC
- the nadE gene encoding NAD(+) synthase, translating into MSTRTEVMPAEAWLRIDAEAEVQAVAETMRGQLMDVLKRRGLVVAMSGGVDSSVAAGLAVRAVGPKRVFGVFMPEQDSDPRSLELAKEWADKLGIEYTTEDIAPTLAAAGCYERRDDAIRSVVPEYGPGWKSKIVLPGNRLDSDHLNTYSVVVQSPDGELTTHRLPPAAYRVIVAATNFKQRVRKMLEYYHADRLHYAVVGTPNRLEYDQGFFVKGGDGLADLKPIAHLYKTQVYQLAAHLGVPEGVTNRPPTTDTYSLPQSQEEFYFALPARMMDLVLFAHNHGKSADEAAAALGLTAEQVERAYRDIEQKRVTTEPLHVVSLLSKPVAEIHPHGRVNGGAQAVRN; encoded by the coding sequence ATGAGCACGAGAACGGAAGTCATGCCGGCGGAGGCGTGGCTGCGCATCGACGCGGAGGCCGAGGTCCAGGCCGTTGCGGAGACGATGCGGGGCCAGCTCATGGACGTACTGAAGCGCCGCGGCCTGGTCGTCGCGATGAGCGGCGGCGTGGACAGCTCGGTCGCGGCTGGCCTGGCGGTCCGGGCGGTCGGGCCGAAGCGGGTCTTCGGCGTCTTCATGCCGGAGCAGGATTCGGATCCGCGCAGCCTCGAGCTGGCGAAGGAGTGGGCGGACAAGCTCGGGATCGAGTACACGACCGAGGACATCGCGCCCACGCTGGCCGCAGCCGGCTGCTACGAGCGGCGCGACGACGCGATCCGCAGCGTGGTGCCGGAGTACGGTCCCGGCTGGAAGTCCAAGATCGTCCTGCCGGGGAACCGGCTGGACTCGGACCACCTGAACACGTACTCGGTGGTCGTGCAGTCGCCGGACGGCGAGCTGACGACGCACCGGCTGCCGCCGGCCGCGTACCGCGTGATCGTCGCGGCGACGAACTTCAAGCAGCGCGTCCGCAAGATGCTGGAGTACTACCACGCGGACCGGCTGCACTACGCGGTGGTCGGCACGCCGAACCGGCTGGAGTACGACCAGGGCTTCTTCGTGAAGGGGGGAGACGGCCTGGCCGACCTGAAGCCGATCGCGCACCTGTACAAGACGCAGGTCTACCAGCTCGCCGCGCACCTGGGCGTACCGGAGGGCGTGACCAACCGGCCGCCGACCACGGACACGTACTCCCTGCCGCAGAGCCAGGAGGAGTTCTACTTCGCGCTGCCGGCGCGGATGATGGACCTGGTGCTGTTCGCGCACAATCACGGGAAGAGTGCGGACGAGGCGGCTGCCGCGCTGGGTCTGACGGCCGAGCAGGTGGAGCGCGCGTACCGCGACATCGAGCAGAAGCGGGTGACGACGGAGCCGCTGCACGTGGTGTCGCTGCTGTCGAAGCCGGTGGCGGAGATCCACCCGCACGGCCGCGTGAACGGCGGCGCCCAGGCCGTCCGGAACTGA